In Nostoc sp. UHCC 0926, a single genomic region encodes these proteins:
- the msrA gene encoding peptide-methionine (S)-S-oxide reductase MsrA, producing MALFGFGKKQVMPTPEEALSGRAQSMSVPAAHYVNKNPLKPPYPDGLEKAIFGLGCFWGAERKFWQLKGVYTTAAGYAAGLTPNPTYEEVCSGRTGHNEVVLVVFDPKVISYSELLKVFWESHNPTQGMRQGNDAGTQYRSGIYVYSESQKQQAEASREAYQQALNGAGYGKITTEILDAPEFYYAEAYHQQYLAKNPNGYCGLGGTNVSCPVGVVESQVS from the coding sequence ATGGCGTTATTTGGATTTGGCAAAAAGCAAGTTATGCCCACGCCTGAGGAAGCTTTGTCAGGAAGGGCACAGTCTATGTCAGTACCCGCTGCTCATTATGTCAACAAAAATCCCCTCAAACCTCCTTATCCCGATGGATTAGAGAAAGCAATCTTTGGCTTGGGTTGTTTTTGGGGTGCAGAACGTAAATTCTGGCAACTTAAAGGAGTTTACACCACCGCAGCGGGTTACGCTGCTGGGTTAACACCCAACCCCACCTATGAAGAGGTATGTAGTGGGCGAACTGGTCACAATGAAGTGGTGTTGGTTGTGTTTGATCCCAAAGTGATTAGTTATTCTGAACTGCTCAAAGTATTCTGGGAAAGCCACAATCCTACCCAAGGGATGCGCCAAGGTAATGATGCTGGCACTCAGTATCGTTCGGGAATTTATGTATATTCAGAAAGTCAAAAGCAGCAAGCAGAAGCATCGCGGGAAGCTTATCAGCAAGCTCTCAACGGTGCAGGTTATGGCAAGATTACTACAGAAATCCTGGATGCACCTGAATTCTACTACGCAGAAGCTTACCATCAGCAATACCTTGCTAAAAATCCCAACGGATATTGTGGTTTAGGAGGGACAAACG
- a CDS encoding YidH family protein, with translation MDKIPKIDRQREHQANERTFLAWLRTSIALIGFGFAIARFGIFLRQLNIALTQQEPPVNPLSNSENLGLALVIFGILIIALAAWRYNQVFWQIERGDYRPNRLMVWIMTGVVIILGFLSIPLLLRRDQVPFRSPVPIQPQSRKLQRSTLNLNVKKGTLN, from the coding sequence ATGGATAAAATACCGAAAATTGACCGTCAAAGGGAGCATCAAGCCAACGAACGCACCTTTCTTGCTTGGCTACGCACTTCTATTGCATTGATTGGCTTTGGTTTTGCTATTGCACGATTTGGCATATTTTTGCGCCAGCTTAATATTGCTCTTACTCAACAAGAACCTCCGGTAAATCCATTATCCAACTCAGAAAATTTGGGTCTGGCTTTGGTAATTTTTGGAATTTTGATTATTGCGTTAGCCGCGTGGCGATACAACCAAGTTTTCTGGCAAATTGAGCGAGGGGATTATAGACCAAATAGGTTAATGGTTTGGATCATGACTGGAGTAGTAATTATTTTGGGGTTTCTCAGTATTCCTTTGCTTTTAAGGCGTGATCAAGTCCCTTTTCGTTCTCCTGTTCCAATTCAACCACAGTCCCGAAAGTTGCAAAGATCAACCCTAAATCTCAATGTTAAAAAGGGGACACTCAATTAA
- a CDS encoding recombinase family protein — translation MVSHSVWIVGTSRSGKTARLVEQFCSWVQPEKQLTESFYTKKPGRKKGDGFSTRGFANANAKGERIPEFLYLKQTEPGVLVLAANDDNRRELGDIIVTSTLGKYPVRAKTPLGFFQDEVILFWPLLINSLSLKAQFPVRLRPETEQELATKLWRPQLDEEILRIAGVNESRLVRRILDLLQLAAYSGVRCEDIAQILARGLGDNTTTLQPEFLASLLLDWRNWCLERGLLSYGIITELYSQYLLSDRNYQQHLTKRYQAVLADDVDDYPSVARLLFELLLDQGAVGAFSYNPDGAVRLGLGADPNYLEGLAERCRVEILTGPPSESLGEELTKQMVELVTEPMVLLSLPKMVHSIQTTSRAQLLRQTAEVIANTIQSQQVQAEQVAIIAPGLDAIARYTLVEILIKQNIQVESLNDQRPLVSSPVIRALLTMLALVYPGLGRLVDRDAVAEMLVVLSRKQQAPENSSLLTDAINRVSTDIDPVRAGLIADYCFVPHPDRPNLLPVSTFERWDRIGYAATTAYNEILQWLEQQRSQQELRLIPSPISLLDRAIQRFLWNGSNLPYEQLAALRELLETAQHYWEIDTRLRQIAPDETTPHTTIIEFIQLLRRGTITANPYPVRPIGGARRAVTLATIFQYRSSRRSHRWHFWLDAGSPLWAKGGAATLFGAPFFLRDRLGEPWTAEDEKLAEEQRLRRILADLLSRVSERVYLCHSDLAVNGQEQLGPLLPLVNACVTVISEATVN, via the coding sequence GTGGTTTCTCATTCGGTTTGGATTGTTGGCACTAGCCGCAGTGGTAAGACGGCTCGTTTGGTAGAGCAATTTTGTAGTTGGGTACAACCTGAAAAACAGCTTACTGAATCATTTTATACTAAAAAGCCAGGACGAAAAAAAGGCGATGGCTTCTCTACGAGAGGCTTCGCCAACGCCAACGCCAAGGGCGAACGCATCCCTGAATTTTTATATCTTAAACAAACAGAGCCAGGAGTTTTAGTCTTAGCTGCCAATGATGATAATCGTCGAGAATTGGGAGATATAATTGTTACATCTACCTTGGGAAAATATCCGGTTCGTGCCAAGACACCGCTAGGTTTTTTCCAGGATGAAGTTATTTTATTTTGGCCGTTGCTAATTAACTCGTTGAGCCTGAAGGCACAGTTTCCGGTAAGATTGCGACCAGAAACCGAACAAGAGTTAGCAACCAAACTCTGGCGTCCCCAATTAGACGAAGAAATTTTACGGATTGCGGGAGTGAATGAGTCTCGATTGGTGCGTCGCATTCTAGACTTATTGCAATTAGCAGCTTACAGTGGTGTACGTTGTGAAGATATTGCCCAGATTTTGGCAAGGGGTCTGGGGGATAATACTACAACTTTACAGCCGGAATTTCTAGCCTCTTTGCTCCTAGATTGGCGTAACTGGTGTTTAGAGAGGGGGTTACTAAGTTATGGGATTATTACCGAACTTTATAGTCAATATTTGTTAAGCGATCGCAATTACCAGCAGCATCTAACTAAACGCTATCAGGCGGTACTGGCGGATGATGTAGATGATTATCCTAGCGTAGCGCGTCTTTTGTTTGAATTGCTGTTGGATCAAGGTGCAGTCGGGGCGTTTAGCTACAATCCCGATGGCGCAGTGCGATTGGGATTGGGAGCAGATCCCAACTATCTAGAAGGGTTAGCAGAGCGTTGTCGAGTAGAAATCTTAACCGGGCCGCCTTCAGAGTCCCTTGGAGAGGAACTGACTAAACAGATGGTGGAATTAGTCACAGAACCGATGGTACTGTTGAGTTTACCAAAAATGGTGCATTCAATTCAAACCACCTCCCGCGCCCAATTATTGCGGCAAACAGCAGAGGTAATTGCTAATACCATCCAATCTCAGCAAGTGCAAGCAGAACAAGTGGCAATTATTGCACCAGGTTTAGATGCGATCGCTCGTTATACTCTAGTAGAAATCCTGATCAAGCAAAACATCCAAGTAGAATCGCTGAATGACCAACGTCCCTTAGTTAGTTCACCCGTCATTCGCGCCTTACTCACTATGCTGGCACTAGTTTATCCCGGCTTGGGACGCCTGGTAGATCGGGATGCTGTGGCAGAGATGCTGGTTGTATTGAGCAGGAAACAACAAGCACCAGAAAACTCTTCACTCCTAACAGACGCGATTAATCGCGTCTCTACTGATATTGACCCGGTACGGGCTGGTTTAATTGCAGATTACTGCTTTGTACCACATCCTGATCGCCCCAACTTGCTACCAGTGTCAACCTTCGAGCGCTGGGATAGAATCGGCTATGCGGCTACTACAGCTTATAATGAGATATTACAGTGGTTAGAACAGCAGCGATCGCAACAAGAACTGCGTTTAATTCCCAGTCCCATTTCCCTCTTAGATAGGGCAATTCAGCGTTTTTTGTGGAATGGTAGCAATCTCCCCTACGAACAACTAGCAGCATTACGGGAATTATTAGAAACCGCCCAACACTACTGGGAAATTGACACCAGATTACGGCAAATTGCCCCAGATGAGACAACGCCTCACACAACTATTATCGAATTTATTCAACTACTGCGACGTGGTACAATTACCGCCAACCCTTACCCTGTACGCCCCATCGGTGGAGCCAGAAGGGCTGTCACCTTAGCAACTATATTTCAATATCGATCTAGTAGGCGATCGCACCGCTGGCATTTTTGGCTTGATGCTGGTTCACCCCTGTGGGCAAAAGGTGGGGCGGCGACTTTATTTGGTGCGCCGTTTTTCCTGCGAGACAGGTTAGGCGAACCTTGGACAGCAGAAGACGAGAAATTGGCAGAAGAACAACGACTGCGAAGGATTTTGGCAGATTTACTATCTCGTGTATCCGAGAGAGTTTATTTGTGTCATAGCGATTTAGCCGTAAATGGACAAGAGCAACTAGGGCCGCTGTTACCCTTAGTAAATGCTTGTGTAACGGTTATTTCTGAGGCTACTGTTAATTGA
- a CDS encoding proton extrusion protein PcxA, giving the protein MSAMKNSVFSQKIYSFLLAAYQRYLQTPERSLHEAYDAALKIQEIENKHFNGNKIDTDSAMYSNSVMDYFESDLKKLLKIVRMRLTEFRASRWFLNEENQKAAQKAGIEHPSPSLILEKLNFIDQVISKYTTNSDQITSKALVVKPANLPVNSVISDNKSLLVNTPTLPPKIPTQDSHQKPKLRKVDTTGVLPRSILSTITRLQVELDPNSEKEVIQSFRQAQRRTIISIRFILLLIIVPLLTHQIAKAFVVGPSVERFRSSEQMQIFLNSEMEEEALAELQRFEEKLKFENFIRNAPPLSSEQIEIEMTHKAVELAEEFRHESSNAIKNVFADIFSVGAFIWLLLVSKSSIAVLKDFFDNIVYGLSDSAKAFIIILFTDIFVGFHSPHGWEVLLEGVSRHWGLPANRDFIFLFIATFPVILDTIFKYWIFRYLNRISPSAVATYRNMNE; this is encoded by the coding sequence TTGTCTGCAATGAAAAACTCTGTTTTTAGCCAAAAAATCTATTCCTTCTTACTTGCTGCTTATCAACGGTACTTACAAACTCCTGAACGTTCTTTACATGAAGCTTACGATGCAGCATTAAAGATTCAGGAAATAGAAAACAAGCATTTCAATGGTAATAAAATAGACACTGACTCAGCCATGTACAGTAACAGTGTGATGGATTATTTTGAGTCAGACCTCAAGAAGCTATTAAAAATTGTCAGAATGCGGCTGACGGAGTTTAGAGCAAGCCGTTGGTTTCTAAATGAAGAAAATCAAAAAGCTGCTCAAAAAGCAGGTATAGAGCATCCAAGTCCTTCTTTGATTTTGGAAAAGCTAAACTTTATCGATCAAGTTATATCCAAATACACAACAAATTCTGATCAAATAACTTCTAAAGCTTTAGTAGTCAAACCTGCAAATCTACCAGTTAACTCTGTAATATCGGACAACAAGTCGTTGCTCGTCAATACTCCGACGTTACCACCCAAAATACCAACTCAAGACTCGCATCAAAAACCAAAACTGCGTAAAGTCGATACAACAGGCGTTTTACCGCGCTCTATTTTAAGTACTATCACTCGTCTGCAAGTTGAATTAGATCCTAATTCTGAAAAAGAAGTAATTCAGAGTTTTCGTCAGGCTCAAAGAAGAACAATAATATCTATCAGATTTATTTTACTATTAATTATCGTACCACTTTTGACGCATCAGATAGCAAAAGCTTTCGTAGTCGGCCCATCTGTTGAGCGGTTTAGAAGCAGTGAGCAAATGCAGATATTCCTCAATTCAGAAATGGAAGAGGAAGCACTTGCAGAATTACAAAGATTTGAAGAAAAGCTCAAGTTTGAAAATTTCATTAGAAATGCCCCTCCACTGTCGTCTGAACAGATAGAAATTGAAATGACACATAAGGCTGTAGAGCTTGCTGAAGAATTTCGTCACGAAAGCTCTAATGCTATCAAAAATGTTTTTGCAGATATTTTCTCGGTGGGTGCTTTTATCTGGCTTTTGCTTGTCAGCAAGTCTTCTATTGCTGTACTCAAAGATTTCTTTGATAATATTGTCTATGGACTTAGTGATAGTGCCAAGGCATTTATCATCATTTTGTTTACTGATATATTTGTAGGATTCCACTCTCCTCATGGGTGGGAAGTACTTCTGGAAGGTGTATCGCGTCATTGGGGATTACCAGCAAATCGAGATTTTATCTTCTTATTTATTGCTACATTTCCAGTGATTTTAGATACCATTTTCAAATACTGGATATTCCGATATTTGAACCGGATATCGCCTTCAGCAGTTGCCACTTACCGTAATATGAATGAATAA
- the mltA gene encoding murein transglycosylase A: protein MKNTLARLRKFNKVICISLPVVLSILLVRMQSLAHQELSPPECRVKKWDIPVSLTAENQNVFTQKQKAVLIQRLPVTCCQGDTSCLDEVLYGEIADKKALVSAIARSLQYLQTANAVAAYQNYQVAEIKRDRVFKSLKRFRELLLKTNSATELHQAIEREFVLYQSVGKDNKGSVLFTAYYEPLYAASRVPTAEYRYPVYRLPFDLNSWSKPHPTRLELEGVDGLQGAKGKLRGLELFWFRDRLEPYLAQIEGSARLQLPNGTQTTIGYAGNNAYNYKSIGRELVNDGKLPLEGITMPIILNYFQKHPQELNIYIPRDRSFVFFQENHGEPAQGYINVPLTAERSIATDKSLMPPGALALIHTSIPFVNPTGKMEERIVSRYVLDQDTGGAIKGAGRVDYFLGTGKLAGDRAGVTVSNGQLFYLLLK, encoded by the coding sequence ATGAAAAATACACTTGCTAGGTTAAGAAAGTTTAACAAAGTTATCTGCATCAGCTTACCTGTGGTTTTGTCGATTTTGCTGGTGCGGATGCAATCTTTGGCGCATCAAGAACTCAGTCCACCAGAATGTCGTGTGAAAAAGTGGGATATACCAGTTTCCTTGACTGCTGAAAATCAAAATGTATTTACACAAAAGCAAAAAGCAGTATTAATCCAGAGATTACCAGTTACTTGTTGTCAGGGTGATACCTCTTGTTTAGATGAAGTTCTATATGGAGAAATAGCAGACAAAAAAGCGCTGGTGAGTGCGATCGCTCGCAGTCTCCAATATCTGCAAACAGCTAATGCTGTCGCTGCTTATCAAAACTATCAGGTGGCTGAGATTAAACGCGATCGCGTGTTCAAAAGCTTGAAAAGATTCCGCGAACTCCTATTAAAAACTAATTCTGCAACAGAATTACATCAAGCCATCGAGCGGGAATTTGTTCTTTACCAGTCAGTTGGTAAAGACAATAAAGGTTCCGTTTTATTCACCGCCTATTATGAACCGCTTTACGCAGCCAGTCGCGTCCCTACAGCAGAATATCGTTATCCTGTTTATCGATTACCTTTTGATTTAAACTCCTGGTCTAAGCCTCATCCTACACGCCTGGAGTTAGAAGGAGTAGATGGTTTACAAGGCGCAAAAGGGAAATTGCGAGGATTAGAGTTATTTTGGTTTCGCGATCGCCTCGAACCATATCTAGCTCAAATTGAAGGTTCAGCGAGACTTCAGCTTCCCAATGGGACTCAAACAACAATCGGCTATGCTGGTAATAACGCTTATAACTACAAAAGCATCGGGCGAGAACTAGTGAATGATGGGAAATTACCGCTAGAAGGTATAACTATGCCAATTATTCTCAACTATTTCCAAAAGCATCCTCAAGAATTAAATATTTATATTCCGCGCGATCGCAGTTTTGTTTTTTTTCAAGAAAACCACGGTGAGCCAGCTCAAGGTTATATCAACGTCCCACTAACAGCAGAGCGTTCTATTGCTACAGATAAATCCCTCATGCCTCCTGGTGCTTTAGCGTTGATTCACACTTCTATTCCCTTTGTTAATCCTACTGGAAAAATGGAGGAGCGCATCGTTAGTCGGTATGTTCTTGACCAAGATACCGGAGGTGCAATTAAAGGCGCAGGTAGAGTAGATTATTTTTTAGGTACTGGGAAATTAGCAGGCGATCGCGCTGGCGTCACAGTTAGCAATGGACAATTATTTTATCTATTACTCAAATAG
- a CDS encoding DUF3134 domain-containing protein, which translates to MPISPLREEPRNQRAPVIRTSNEFILLEWLKSTGRLIEREHQESEYLNEVEEISEMIDLDDIPYDHDDDDADMDIEA; encoded by the coding sequence ATGCCTATAAGTCCTTTACGTGAAGAACCTCGTAATCAGCGAGCGCCTGTAATTCGTACAAGTAATGAGTTTATTCTCTTGGAATGGCTAAAGTCAACTGGCCGTCTCATCGAGCGCGAACATCAAGAATCTGAGTATCTAAATGAAGTAGAAGAAATTTCAGAAATGATCGACCTAGACGATATCCCTTACGATCATGACGATGATGATGCTGATATGGATATTGAAGCCTAG
- a CDS encoding substrate-binding domain-containing protein — MAFYPNRPLTYLVSSISVFAIATGLVVGQSATQISLALTSLGNGAGASTVNALLTGLKKVAPGFAYTYSPVGSGAGLKAFFTQTPPAGTPSPITFAASDDPVAGTEKVTGGRGYIQVPVTGVGITLAYNASGLAVPAGGIKLSRASYCGILNGSITNWNNQSISTDNGRQIALNVPIKVVRRADSSGSTFVLSSHLNVACKPAGTPGIPAAYVWNRGVGTTVSWPSTFISATGGGGVATAIASTKGAIGYVDSATRSSKGLAAAVLRNKAGNYTAPSSDAIKKAIEGGTVVKYGTNNKLIRIGNLSDPTGSGAYPISTASYLLFYSDATIANGFKTFINSAFGSAGDALATSLGYAPLPNNIKTASKGVF, encoded by the coding sequence ATGGCTTTTTATCCTAATCGTCCATTGACCTACTTGGTAAGTTCAATTTCTGTATTTGCCATAGCAACTGGTTTAGTAGTAGGTCAATCTGCTACTCAGATATCTCTAGCTCTGACTTCTCTAGGTAATGGTGCAGGTGCAAGTACTGTAAATGCTTTATTAACAGGTCTAAAAAAAGTCGCTCCGGGCTTCGCATACACATATTCTCCAGTTGGTAGTGGCGCAGGGTTAAAAGCTTTTTTTACTCAAACCCCACCAGCTGGTACTCCTAGCCCAATCACTTTTGCAGCTAGTGACGACCCCGTAGCAGGAACAGAAAAAGTTACTGGCGGTCGTGGTTACATCCAAGTGCCTGTGACAGGTGTCGGAATCACATTAGCTTATAACGCTAGTGGTCTTGCTGTACCAGCAGGTGGAATTAAGCTTTCACGAGCTAGTTACTGTGGTATTTTGAACGGTAGCATCACAAATTGGAACAATCAGAGCATTAGTACCGATAACGGTCGCCAAATAGCACTCAATGTACCCATCAAAGTTGTACGTCGTGCTGACTCAAGTGGTAGCACTTTTGTTTTAAGCAGTCATCTCAATGTTGCATGTAAGCCTGCTGGGACTCCAGGTATTCCAGCAGCTTATGTATGGAATAGAGGAGTGGGTACAACTGTTAGTTGGCCAAGCACTTTCATTAGCGCTACTGGTGGCGGAGGTGTAGCCACTGCGATCGCAAGTACTAAAGGTGCAATTGGTTATGTGGATAGTGCTACGCGCTCAAGTAAAGGTCTAGCTGCCGCAGTCTTACGTAACAAGGCAGGTAATTACACTGCTCCCTCATCAGATGCAATTAAAAAGGCTATTGAAGGTGGGACTGTTGTAAAATACGGTACTAATAACAAGCTGATTAGAATTGGTAATTTGAGCGATCCCACCGGTTCAGGTGCTTATCCCATTTCCACAGCAAGTTATTTGCTGTTTTACTCAGATGCTACCATAGCAAATGGTTTTAAAACCTTCATCAACTCGGCTTTCGGATCAGCTGGGGATGCTTTAGCTACATCTCTCGGATATGCTCCTCTTCCCAATAACATTAAAACTGCCTCTAAAGGTGTGTTTTGA
- a CDS encoding choice-of-anchor tandem repeat GloVer-containing protein, whose translation MNKTNLYKQRQNKNRVSILTSLAVLASPLVLPLHQAVAASLTTVANFNGANGAVPRAGVFQGKDLNLYGTTSAGGSSNNGSAFKLSGAGFSTLTTLINFTGTALPNRGTNPIARLFQASNGNLYGATFTGGASNLGTLFSLASPAFTGLTTLVNFTGISNGANPAGRLIADSTGKVLWGTTSAGGASNKGTIFNVPLSGSPVTTISFTGTNGATPLARLQLVTTNGSYYGTASLGGASNKGVVFKYTPANPIATRYSFSSFTGANGASPEAGLIVSSGFLYGTTRLGGASNVGAIFKVPIGTATNPIGAPVLVASFNGANGANPKAALTPGASSGIFYGTASTGGANNKGVVYRLNVGTTSTITQLISFNATNGATPESTLISVGTDYYGTASAGGTSGKGTVFKFTP comes from the coding sequence ATGAACAAGACTAATCTGTACAAACAACGTCAAAACAAAAACAGGGTATCAATTTTAACTTCCCTGGCTGTTTTGGCTTCTCCATTGGTATTGCCTTTGCATCAAGCTGTTGCTGCATCATTGACTACTGTTGCAAATTTCAATGGTGCTAATGGAGCTGTGCCAAGAGCTGGTGTATTTCAGGGTAAGGATCTCAATCTTTATGGAACCACTTCTGCTGGTGGCTCATCTAACAACGGAAGTGCATTCAAGTTGAGTGGTGCCGGTTTCAGTACTCTGACCACACTGATCAACTTTACGGGAACAGCCCTACCCAACAGAGGGACTAATCCAATCGCTAGATTATTCCAGGCAAGCAATGGCAATTTATATGGGGCGACCTTTACAGGTGGCGCAAGTAACCTCGGTACATTGTTTAGCTTGGCATCACCAGCTTTTACAGGTCTGACAACTCTTGTGAATTTTACTGGCATCAGTAATGGAGCTAACCCAGCAGGCCGACTGATTGCGGATAGCACTGGCAAGGTTTTGTGGGGGACAACCTCGGCAGGTGGGGCCAGTAATAAAGGAACTATATTCAATGTTCCGCTGAGTGGCAGTCCAGTCACCACAATAAGCTTCACCGGTACTAATGGAGCAACCCCATTAGCAAGATTGCAACTGGTGACTACCAATGGAAGCTACTATGGCACTGCCTCTTTAGGTGGAGCAAGTAATAAGGGAGTTGTATTCAAGTACACTCCTGCTAATCCTATTGCTACTAGGTATAGTTTTTCTAGCTTTACTGGCGCTAATGGGGCAAGTCCAGAGGCTGGATTAATTGTATCTAGCGGATTCCTCTACGGCACTACTAGGTTAGGTGGAGCCAGCAATGTAGGTGCTATATTCAAAGTTCCAATTGGAACAGCCACCAATCCTATCGGTGCACCCGTTTTAGTTGCCAGTTTTAATGGCGCTAATGGGGCCAACCCAAAGGCTGCGCTTACACCAGGAGCAAGCAGTGGTATCTTCTATGGCACAGCTTCTACTGGTGGGGCAAATAACAAAGGAGTTGTCTATCGATTGAATGTTGGAACTACTTCAACTATCACCCAGTTGATTAGTTTTAATGCCACTAATGGGGCAACGCCAGAGTCCACGCTAATTTCGGTCGGTACTGATTATTACGGTACTGCTTCTGCTGGTGGCACTTCTGGTAAAGGAACTGTATTTAAATTTACACCATAG
- a CDS encoding TrbI/VirB10 family protein, which yields MTRYSIPAKTPPQNGFTLTTDDHQPEVESLDWESQMSRLVGFEEESSTDTQGSEDSATPQESLSQPQEVQTKQPLSSNPFAKLGLVGAATLAIVLVGGVFLSQLMSPSNQKPKNIVSPQVQKQPTNESSSQQLETDLDTYKTKLALTEQAESVKAAQQQLRIAKSTPTVALKAEPSVSPRGREKVIPTPAPTYVPRTVTIERIVKVPASQPLPSPQIPVVQPNTQPVVNITPPSPPTPLQEWARLAKLGSYGQVSVTDQPNNIAAAPEPANNTQPQEQTPNPNPDQTPQPETPAPVVSQAQAKGEKSVAVGSSAKAVLATAIFGETNTKSGGGDEAGEQKNVFVIRLKEPLKSTDGSIALPANTEFLAEIGSLSEQGLLQMNVVKFISQNNGNRTEQSLPNNAIILRGTQGKPLIAHKYPNSSSSIASMDAGLFVLGGIGKAAELINLPDTRFVPLTTSSTTPNSTTTDGSTTGSTPNSTPTGSTTTSSTTITTVTEPRRNLAAGLLEGGMNSVVPQIAQRNQQAIAQMSQQTNVWFLPAGTNIEVYVNQATQF from the coding sequence ATGACTCGATACTCAATTCCTGCAAAAACGCCTCCCCAAAATGGATTTACTCTAACTACCGACGATCACCAACCAGAAGTAGAATCTTTAGATTGGGAATCACAGATGTCAAGGTTGGTCGGCTTTGAAGAAGAATCTTCTACCGATACCCAAGGGTCAGAAGACTCTGCAACGCCGCAAGAGTCACTTTCTCAACCACAAGAAGTTCAGACTAAGCAACCCCTCTCATCTAATCCCTTTGCAAAATTAGGCTTGGTAGGCGCTGCTACCTTAGCGATAGTTTTGGTGGGTGGTGTGTTTTTGTCCCAGTTGATGAGTCCCAGCAATCAAAAGCCAAAAAATATTGTTTCTCCACAAGTGCAAAAGCAACCAACTAATGAATCTAGCTCTCAACAGCTAGAAACCGATCTAGATACTTACAAAACGAAATTAGCCCTGACTGAACAAGCAGAGTCAGTGAAAGCCGCCCAACAACAACTCAGAATTGCCAAATCAACGCCGACAGTAGCCTTAAAAGCAGAACCGTCAGTTTCTCCCAGAGGTAGAGAGAAAGTGATCCCAACACCCGCACCAACATACGTACCTCGGACAGTGACAATTGAGCGCATCGTTAAAGTACCTGCTTCTCAACCTTTGCCATCACCCCAGATACCAGTTGTGCAGCCAAACACTCAACCCGTAGTCAATATAACTCCACCATCTCCACCAACCCCATTACAAGAGTGGGCAAGGTTAGCAAAGTTAGGTAGCTACGGTCAAGTAAGTGTCACTGATCAACCTAATAACATCGCAGCTGCTCCTGAACCTGCAAATAATACGCAGCCGCAGGAACAGACACCAAACCCCAATCCTGACCAGACACCACAACCGGAAACTCCTGCTCCAGTGGTGAGCCAAGCGCAAGCGAAGGGAGAGAAATCTGTAGCAGTAGGAAGTAGTGCTAAAGCTGTGTTAGCAACAGCGATATTTGGGGAAACTAATACTAAATCAGGCGGTGGTGATGAAGCAGGTGAACAGAAAAACGTATTTGTGATCCGATTGAAAGAACCACTAAAATCTACCGATGGTTCGATCGCTCTACCTGCAAACACCGAATTCCTGGCTGAAATTGGTTCACTTTCCGAACAAGGTCTTTTGCAGATGAACGTAGTCAAATTTATCTCGCAAAATAACGGCAACCGTACAGAACAAAGCTTACCCAACAATGCAATTATTCTTCGCGGTACCCAAGGTAAACCTTTAATCGCACATAAATATCCCAATTCAAGTTCATCCATAGCATCAATGGATGCAGGACTATTCGTTTTGGGAGGTATTGGTAAAGCAGCAGAGTTAATAAATCTCCCTGATACTCGATTCGTACCACTTACTACTAGCAGTACCACCCCCAACAGCACCACCACTGACGGAAGCACCACTGGCAGCACCCCCAACAGCACCCCTACTGGCAGCACAACCACTAGCAGCACAACTATTACTACTGTCACTGAACCCAGACGCAACCTTGCAGCTGGGCTTCTGGAAGGTGGTATGAACTCTGTAGTTCCCCAAATTGCCCAACGTAATCAACAGGCGATCGCCCAAATGTCACAACAAACTAATGTTTGGTTTTTGCCAGCCGGTACAAATATTGAAGTATATGTTAATCAAGCAACCCAGTTTTAA